One window of Sporocytophaga myxococcoides DSM 11118 genomic DNA carries:
- a CDS encoding toxin-antitoxin system YwqK family antitoxin: MKYYILFFLTFIFFIPHLHGQHIQVQNWYDQKKTLLKEDYFVKSSNTAVLDSLYISYYQNGGIKSRGHYTNGKANGIWEYFYENGNPKMKGELRDNISQGYWTYYYENGGINMEGEVIKDLREGQWIFYYESGNIKSEGLYRKNLKNGPWKYYYEDSKNKGTAYFQDDKGNFMEFYPDGTIKSKGEIANGKSNGLWKYYYEDGSIKSEGSEKNGQKEGMWKFYHKNGKVSSEGVFEKGLPEGKWKYFYEDGALSSEGDQKEGKRDGYWKLYYNNGNFKGEGNFVKGEGSYKEYYENGKLKIEGQVKNDKSEGLWKYYYENGKLEGSCFYNQGEGTYTGFYESGTPKMEGKIVDGNKVGVWKLFKENGDLAGLYRTYYENDSPVFREIKDSLNKNNKSGLISKMPPWIRKRKIPRYFVKKVNEYQGFILAFGPLGIAKKSIISSQPSAVPFSVEYYFQERLGYELGYVLIRDPFFKSTHGYDELYKRGNAFYLRQKFYNRDKDNGMFYFGHEIRYTKLDNTVNKNGFLGGTHSKGLTMSQSIVEYSIIFGDRLSKDAKKKGWTVDVFAGLGVGYRFISRNWDPSVENYEKDFLSIKGTGVSIPFRFGVNIGYSLKK; this comes from the coding sequence GTGAAATATTATATTCTATTTTTCTTAACGTTTATTTTTTTTATTCCTCACCTACATGGTCAACATATTCAGGTACAAAACTGGTATGACCAGAAAAAAACACTTTTGAAGGAAGATTATTTTGTGAAATCGTCCAATACAGCAGTCCTTGACAGTCTTTATATCTCTTATTACCAGAATGGTGGAATAAAATCACGTGGTCATTATACTAATGGAAAGGCCAACGGAATCTGGGAATATTTTTATGAGAATGGTAATCCTAAAATGAAAGGAGAACTGAGAGATAATATTAGTCAAGGTTACTGGACCTATTATTATGAAAATGGCGGAATTAATATGGAAGGTGAAGTCATTAAAGATCTGCGCGAGGGCCAGTGGATATTTTACTATGAAAGTGGCAATATTAAATCGGAAGGACTTTACCGTAAAAATCTAAAAAACGGCCCTTGGAAGTATTATTATGAAGATTCTAAAAATAAGGGTACGGCTTATTTCCAGGATGATAAGGGGAATTTTATGGAGTTTTATCCTGACGGAACTATCAAGAGTAAAGGTGAAATTGCGAATGGCAAGAGCAACGGTTTGTGGAAATATTATTATGAAGATGGATCAATAAAGTCTGAAGGATCTGAAAAAAATGGACAGAAAGAGGGAATGTGGAAATTTTACCATAAAAATGGAAAGGTTTCCAGCGAAGGAGTGTTTGAAAAAGGCCTTCCTGAGGGAAAATGGAAATATTTTTATGAAGATGGTGCTCTAAGTTCTGAAGGAGACCAGAAAGAAGGAAAAAGAGATGGTTATTGGAAACTTTACTATAATAATGGGAATTTTAAAGGGGAAGGAAATTTTGTTAAGGGGGAAGGTTCGTATAAGGAATATTATGAAAATGGTAAGCTGAAAATAGAAGGGCAGGTTAAAAATGATAAAAGCGAGGGACTATGGAAATATTATTACGAAAACGGAAAGCTGGAAGGAAGTTGCTTTTATAATCAGGGAGAGGGGACTTACACAGGATTTTATGAATCAGGAACTCCAAAAATGGAGGGAAAGATTGTTGATGGAAATAAGGTGGGAGTATGGAAATTATTCAAGGAAAACGGAGATCTGGCAGGATTATATCGTACTTATTACGAAAATGATTCCCCAGTATTTCGGGAGATTAAAGACTCTCTTAATAAAAATAATAAGTCAGGACTTATTTCAAAGATGCCTCCATGGATTCGCAAAAGAAAGATACCTCGCTATTTTGTAAAAAAAGTAAATGAATACCAGGGTTTTATCTTAGCTTTCGGTCCTTTGGGAATTGCGAAAAAGTCGATTATCAGCAGTCAACCAAGTGCGGTGCCATTTTCGGTTGAATATTATTTCCAGGAAAGGTTGGGGTATGAATTGGGTTATGTTTTAATTAGAGATCCTTTTTTTAAGAGTACGCATGGCTATGATGAATTATATAAAAGAGGAAATGCTTTTTACCTGAGGCAGAAATTTTATAACCGAGATAAAGATAACGGCATGTTTTATTTCGGTCATGAAATAAGGTATACAAAATTGGATAATACTGTTAATAAAAACGGATTCTTAGGAGGTACCCATTCCAAAGGCTTGACTATGTCTCAAAGCATTGTGGAATATTCCATAATTTTTGGGGACAGGTTGTCCAAAGATGCAAAGAAAAAAGGTTGGACTGTAGATGTATTTGCTGGCCTAGGAGTTGGTTACAGATTCATCTCAAGAAACTGGGACCCTTCTGTTGAAAATTATGAAAAGGATTTTTTAAGTATAAAAGGAACCGGCGTATCAATTCCTTTCCGTTTCGGAGTAAACATTGGATATAGTTTGAAAAAGTAA
- a CDS encoding NAD(P)/FAD-dependent oxidoreductase, protein MRKIVELTVPVQVAEDPGLLNQEILKKAGISSGENVLFRHLRRSIDARSRQIKINFQTEIFVGETPGSRIIWKKEFPNLNNRPQAIVVGAGPAGLFAAIRLIELGIKPIVLERGKDVRSRRRDLAAINKDHIVNPESNYCFGEGGAGTYSDGKLYTRSGKRGDIRRILEILVAHGSTEEILVDAHPHIGTNKLPMVVQALRETVIEAGGEVRFDSKVTDFILNGDEMKGIVLNSGERIPGIGVILATGHSARDIFYLLQDKGIIVEAKPFALGVRVEHQQSLIDSLQYHCENRGDYLPAASYALVSQVPFQGVQRGVFSFCMCPGGFIVPAATAQEEIVVNGMSPSRRDSKFANSGIVVSVEKEEFREFEKFGPLAGLEFQKKVERQAWIMGGQTQAAPAQRLADFVQKKVSSSLLETSYQPGLRSCEMGEVLPAFIVQRLRQGFKDFGQKMRGYLTNEAQIVGVESRTSSPVSIPRKKEEREHIQIKRLFPCGEGAGYAGGIVSAAMDGEKCAESLAAIYGAKNH, encoded by the coding sequence ATGAGAAAAATAGTAGAGTTAACTGTGCCTGTGCAGGTAGCAGAAGATCCTGGTTTATTGAATCAGGAAATTTTAAAAAAGGCCGGGATTTCTTCGGGCGAAAATGTGCTTTTCAGGCATTTGAGACGCTCTATAGATGCCAGAAGCAGACAGATTAAGATCAATTTTCAAACAGAAATTTTTGTAGGTGAAACTCCTGGTTCTCGAATTATTTGGAAGAAAGAGTTTCCAAATCTGAATAACAGGCCTCAGGCCATTGTGGTAGGGGCCGGTCCCGCCGGGCTTTTCGCAGCTATCAGACTTATTGAATTGGGTATTAAGCCAATTGTACTTGAAAGAGGAAAGGATGTTCGTAGCAGAAGGCGAGATCTGGCAGCTATTAATAAAGATCATATTGTTAATCCTGAGTCCAATTATTGTTTTGGTGAAGGTGGTGCAGGGACATATTCTGACGGGAAACTTTACACCCGGTCCGGAAAACGCGGAGATATAAGGCGCATCCTAGAAATCCTTGTGGCACATGGTTCTACTGAAGAGATACTTGTTGATGCTCATCCTCACATAGGGACCAATAAACTGCCTATGGTTGTTCAGGCTCTTAGAGAAACTGTTATAGAAGCTGGAGGAGAAGTACGGTTTGATTCAAAGGTAACGGATTTTATCCTTAACGGTGATGAGATGAAAGGTATTGTTTTAAACAGCGGAGAGCGTATACCGGGAATAGGAGTGATACTTGCAACAGGTCACTCAGCCAGAGATATTTTTTATCTTCTTCAAGATAAGGGAATTATAGTTGAAGCTAAGCCATTTGCACTAGGAGTGCGTGTCGAGCACCAGCAAAGTCTTATAGATTCACTCCAGTATCATTGTGAGAATAGAGGAGACTATCTCCCGGCGGCAAGTTATGCACTGGTGAGCCAGGTCCCGTTTCAAGGAGTTCAGAGGGGGGTATTTTCATTTTGTATGTGTCCTGGCGGTTTTATAGTTCCAGCTGCTACTGCTCAGGAAGAAATTGTCGTGAACGGCATGTCCCCATCCAGACGAGATTCTAAGTTTGCCAATAGCGGAATAGTTGTCTCTGTCGAAAAAGAAGAGTTCAGAGAATTTGAGAAGTTTGGCCCATTGGCAGGACTGGAATTTCAGAAGAAAGTAGAAAGGCAAGCTTGGATAATGGGAGGCCAAACACAAGCAGCTCCTGCTCAACGTCTGGCAGATTTTGTTCAGAAAAAAGTATCTTCATCATTGCTTGAAACTTCATACCAACCGGGATTAAGATCTTGTGAAATGGGAGAGGTGTTGCCAGCTTTTATAGTTCAGAGATTAAGACAGGGTTTTAAGGATTTTGGTCAGAAAATGAGAGGGTATCTGACCAATGAAGCACAGATAGTAGGTGTTGAAAGCAGAACGTCGTCACCTGTATCCATCCCAAGAAAAAAAGAAGAAAGGGAACATATCCAGATTAAAAGATTGTTCCCATGTGGTGAGGGTGCCGGATATGCAGGAGGGATTGTATCTGCTGCCATGGATGGAGAAAAATGTGCAGAAAGTCTGGCGGCAATTTATGGAGCTAAGAATCATTGA
- a CDS encoding CoA-binding protein, whose product MNKRTVILGATPDSSRFAYKAAHMLVKFGHEIFPVGIKKGEVAGKPIMNDKPSIDGIDTVTLYVGPQNQTNLYEYIINLKPKRIIFNPGTENDELIELAQKNNIEPVMGCTLVMLSVGTY is encoded by the coding sequence ATGAATAAAAGAACTGTCATTTTGGGTGCTACCCCCGATTCATCAAGATTTGCATACAAAGCAGCTCATATGCTGGTGAAATTCGGTCACGAAATATTTCCTGTAGGAATTAAAAAAGGAGAAGTTGCAGGAAAACCTATTATGAATGACAAGCCAAGTATTGATGGTATAGATACTGTCACTCTTTATGTAGGTCCTCAGAATCAGACTAATCTTTATGAATATATTATCAATCTGAAGCCCAAAAGGATAATATTTAATCCAGGTACAGAGAATGATGAACTGATTGAGCTGGCACAGAAAAATAATATAGAGCCTGTCATGGGGTGCACACTCGTAATGCTCTCAGTGGGTACTTATTAA
- the gyrB gene encoding DNA topoisomerase (ATP-hydrolyzing) subunit B has product MNEITDKVSNYSADNIQVLEGLEAVRKRPAMYIGDIGVKGLHHLVWEVVDNSIDEALAGYCDTINVTINEDNSITVSDNGRGIPTGIHTKENRSALEVVMTVLHAGGKFDKDTYKVSGGLHGVGVSCVNALSIHLKVTVEREGKIFEQEYSKGAPLYPVKVVGESEKTGTTVHFVPDDTIFTAKEYKYETVATRLRELAFLNKGITIHLTDVRTKAEDGTSITETFYSQGGLREFVQYLDSTREKLIPDPLYMESDKGPIPVEVAMQYNTSYTENVFSYVNNINTIEGGTHVAGFRRALTRTLKAYAEKSGMLEKLKIEISGDDFREGLTAIVSVKVAEPQFEGQTKTKLGNSDVMGAVDVVVGDMLTTYLEEHPKEAKAIVAKVVLAAQARLAAKKAREMVQRKNVLSGTGLPGKLADCSESDPSLCEVYLVEGDSAGGSAKQGRDRKFQAILPLRGKILNVEKAQEHRIYENDEIKNIITALGVSFGTPEDDKALNLEKLRYHKIIIMTDADIDGSHIRTLILTFFFRYMKKLIENGYLYIALPPLYLVKKGKEERYCWTEDQRDMAIKEIAKEGKEDSVNIQRYKGLGEMNPEQLWTTTMDPERRSLKKVSIESAAEADHLFSMLMGDEVAPRREFIEKNAKYAKLDI; this is encoded by the coding sequence ATGAACGAAATTACTGATAAAGTGAGCAATTACTCAGCGGATAACATTCAAGTTCTGGAAGGCCTGGAAGCTGTAAGAAAGCGTCCGGCCATGTATATCGGAGATATTGGCGTAAAAGGTCTCCATCACCTTGTCTGGGAAGTAGTAGATAACTCCATTGACGAAGCGCTGGCCGGTTATTGTGATACGATAAATGTCACTATTAATGAGGATAATTCAATAACTGTTTCTGATAACGGTCGTGGTATTCCAACAGGAATTCACACTAAAGAAAACAGATCTGCTCTTGAAGTTGTAATGACAGTATTGCATGCGGGAGGAAAGTTCGATAAAGATACCTATAAGGTTTCCGGAGGTCTTCACGGTGTGGGTGTTTCCTGCGTAAATGCGCTGTCTATTCATTTAAAGGTAACAGTCGAGAGAGAGGGAAAAATCTTCGAGCAAGAATATTCCAAAGGAGCTCCTTTGTATCCAGTTAAAGTGGTAGGAGAAAGCGAAAAAACAGGGACAACTGTTCATTTCGTTCCGGATGATACCATTTTTACAGCAAAGGAATATAAATACGAAACAGTTGCAACCCGTTTGAGAGAATTAGCATTCCTTAATAAAGGAATTACAATTCACCTTACAGATGTCAGAACAAAGGCAGAAGACGGGACTTCAATTACTGAAACTTTTTATTCACAAGGTGGTCTGAGAGAGTTTGTTCAGTATCTTGATTCAACAAGGGAGAAACTTATTCCTGATCCTCTTTATATGGAGAGTGACAAAGGGCCTATTCCTGTTGAGGTTGCAATGCAGTACAACACCTCTTATACTGAAAACGTATTTTCTTACGTCAATAATATCAATACAATAGAGGGAGGTACACACGTTGCCGGTTTCAGACGTGCTTTAACCAGGACGTTGAAGGCCTATGCTGAAAAATCAGGAATGCTGGAGAAGCTGAAGATAGAAATTAGTGGAGATGATTTTAGAGAAGGCCTAACAGCAATTGTTTCAGTGAAGGTGGCTGAACCTCAATTTGAAGGTCAGACAAAAACAAAGTTAGGAAACTCCGACGTGATGGGAGCTGTAGATGTGGTAGTGGGAGATATGCTTACTACTTATCTGGAAGAACACCCGAAAGAGGCTAAAGCAATAGTTGCAAAAGTAGTACTTGCTGCTCAGGCCAGATTAGCGGCTAAGAAAGCAAGGGAAATGGTTCAGAGAAAGAACGTTCTTTCCGGAACTGGTTTGCCTGGTAAACTAGCAGACTGCTCAGAGTCAGATCCTTCACTTTGTGAAGTTTACCTCGTAGAGGGGGATTCTGCAGGTGGATCTGCAAAACAGGGAAGAGACAGAAAATTCCAGGCAATTCTACCGTTGAGAGGTAAGATTCTTAATGTAGAAAAAGCTCAGGAACACAGGATTTACGAAAACGATGAGATTAAAAATATCATCACAGCGTTAGGTGTAAGCTTCGGAACTCCTGAAGATGATAAAGCACTGAATCTTGAAAAGTTAAGATACCACAAGATCATTATCATGACCGATGCTGATATTGACGGTAGTCACATCAGAACACTTATTCTTACTTTCTTCTTCAGATATATGAAGAAGCTGATAGAAAATGGTTATCTATATATTGCACTTCCTCCGCTTTATCTTGTTAAAAAAGGAAAAGAGGAAAGATATTGCTGGACAGAGGACCAACGTGATATGGCAATAAAGGAAATTGCTAAAGAAGGAAAAGAAGACTCTGTAAACATACAGAGATATAAAGGTCTCGGAGAGATGAACCCGGAACAGTTGTGGACAACAACAATGGATCCGGAGAGAAGAAGTTTAAAGAAAGTATCTATTGAGTCTGCTGCGGAAGCTGATCACCTGTTTTCGATGCTGATGGGAGATGAAGTAGCGCCTCGCCGCGAATTCATTGAGAAAAACGCAAAATACGCAAAACTGGACATCTAA
- the ppk1 gene encoding polyphosphate kinase 1, translating to MLLQQTPVITNSKYISRDLSWMKFNYRVLDQAKKSNRTIFERLKFLAITSSNLDEFFMIRVGSLYNYIDYGKERVDYSGLREIPFRKTLLSEVQDFCKDQVAYYGKELKPLFSENGFVIAGIEDLFEEEKEKVISYFKKLVFPMLTPMVYDNYHSFPILMNKILIFGVITRNKESASDQRKLSFVQIPQNLPRFFEIERDEKIIFIPIEEIIRWQIHKLFRNVDILSVNLFRITRNGDFSLEESDDMEAQFIDEIKRKLKTRRTARVVRVEVEPKYSQWMMKLLTERWEIDESNIFVNDNLIDYTSLWHIINHKRFKDKLPTLPAPVKPISFGKEVDEDLFEYLKFHDVLLHHPYNNVRPVIDLIERAAEDPDVLSIKITIYRLAKESRITNALLKAAENGKHVSVLFEVKARFDEENNIKEAQRLQKAGCFVIYGVSNYKTHTKLMMIVRKEDNEKVTRYVHMSSGNYNEETAKFYTDLGLLTTNEVYAHDINEFFNVITGHSVHSEYKYLITAPGNMRKKLIELINQEAENAKNGLPSGIVIKINSLQDDETIDALYLASQAGVSIKLIVRGMCCLRPGTEGVSENIFVKSIVGNFLEHSRIYYFHNAGDSKVYGGSADMMVRSFERRIESLFLIADPLLKQQTISILDYSLKDNVNSYVLLNDGTYINQATEGEEPFNVHEEFYNVTKEIVLKAKLF from the coding sequence ATGTTACTGCAACAGACCCCGGTAATTACCAATAGTAAATACATCAGCAGAGATCTTAGCTGGATGAAATTCAATTACAGAGTTTTAGACCAGGCTAAGAAATCCAATCGTACTATCTTTGAGAGACTAAAATTTCTGGCAATAACCTCTTCCAATCTTGATGAATTTTTTATGATCAGGGTTGGAAGTCTCTATAACTACATAGACTACGGAAAGGAAAGAGTTGACTATTCTGGCCTGAGAGAGATTCCGTTCAGAAAAACTTTGCTCAGTGAAGTTCAGGATTTTTGTAAGGATCAGGTTGCTTATTATGGAAAAGAGCTAAAACCTTTATTTTCAGAAAATGGATTTGTAATAGCCGGAATCGAAGATCTTTTTGAGGAAGAAAAGGAAAAGGTGATTTCTTATTTCAAGAAACTTGTCTTTCCGATGCTTACCCCGATGGTATATGACAATTACCATTCATTCCCAATTCTTATGAATAAAATCCTGATTTTTGGTGTCATTACCAGAAATAAGGAAAGTGCCTCTGATCAAAGAAAATTATCCTTTGTTCAAATACCTCAAAACCTACCTCGATTTTTTGAAATTGAAAGGGATGAGAAAATTATTTTTATTCCTATTGAGGAAATAATTCGCTGGCAAATTCATAAGCTGTTCAGAAACGTTGACATATTATCAGTAAATCTATTCCGTATTACAAGAAACGGGGATTTTTCACTTGAAGAAAGTGATGATATGGAAGCTCAATTTATTGATGAGATAAAGAGAAAGCTAAAGACAAGAAGAACAGCAAGGGTTGTAAGGGTAGAAGTAGAGCCAAAATATTCTCAATGGATGATGAAGCTCTTAACTGAGCGTTGGGAAATTGATGAGTCTAATATTTTTGTCAATGACAATCTTATAGATTATACCAGTCTTTGGCATATTATCAATCACAAAAGATTTAAAGACAAGCTTCCGACGCTTCCTGCCCCTGTAAAGCCTATAAGCTTCGGGAAAGAAGTGGATGAAGATCTTTTTGAATATCTGAAGTTTCATGATGTACTGCTACATCATCCTTATAACAATGTCAGACCTGTTATTGATCTGATAGAAAGAGCGGCTGAAGATCCGGATGTACTCTCTATCAAAATTACTATTTACAGACTGGCCAAAGAGTCAAGAATAACTAACGCTTTGTTAAAAGCAGCTGAAAACGGTAAGCACGTTTCGGTTCTGTTTGAAGTTAAGGCCAGATTTGATGAGGAAAATAACATTAAGGAAGCTCAGAGACTTCAGAAGGCTGGCTGTTTTGTGATATATGGAGTCAGTAATTATAAGACACATACCAAGCTGATGATGATTGTCCGCAAAGAGGACAATGAGAAGGTGACAAGATATGTGCATATGTCGAGTGGTAACTATAATGAAGAGACAGCTAAGTTCTATACAGATCTCGGATTGCTTACTACCAATGAGGTTTATGCTCATGATATCAATGAATTTTTTAATGTTATAACAGGACATTCTGTACATTCTGAATATAAGTATCTAATCACCGCTCCAGGAAATATGCGTAAAAAGCTTATTGAGCTTATTAATCAGGAGGCTGAAAATGCTAAGAATGGATTACCTAGTGGAATTGTGATAAAAATCAATTCTTTGCAGGATGATGAAACCATAGATGCTCTATATCTAGCTTCTCAAGCTGGAGTTTCAATAAAACTGATTGTAAGAGGAATGTGTTGCCTTAGGCCAGGTACTGAAGGTGTTAGTGAAAATATTTTTGTTAAATCCATTGTTGGAAACTTCCTTGAGCATTCCAGGATCTACTATTTTCATAATGCGGGTGATTCAAAGGTTTATGGCGGTAGTGCTGATATGATGGTAAGAAGTTTTGAAAGAAGAATAGAATCTCTGTTCCTGATTGCAGACCCATTATTGAAACAACAAACAATCAGCATTCTGGATTATTCACTCAAAGATAATGTGAATAGCTATGTGTTGTTAAATGACGGTACTTATATCAATCAGGCCACTGAAGGTGAAGAGCCATTTAATGTGCATGAAGAGTTTTATAATGTTACTAAAGAAATAGTTTTAAAAGCGAAGCTCTTCTAA
- a CDS encoding DUF4337 domain-containing protein, with translation MEEPEKKSNRLETYCGLLLAVFAAVLAIADLGGGKFGDDEIIETNEKSSAYMWYQSKSIKESLAEGQGELLKSLLKSGVIVEDKRTAIENVVAGLDKEVERYSKEKKEILLGSNAVGKENWVQELNGKLGQVIGVKEWEEHLRILGRAGDYFDLATLFLQISLVMGAISLITSTEKSKKAFFMLLIGLGLIGSTFTVYAFSIVH, from the coding sequence ATGGAAGAACCTGAAAAAAAGAGCAACAGGCTTGAGACATACTGTGGCTTGTTACTTGCTGTATTTGCCGCAGTACTTGCTATTGCAGATCTGGGAGGAGGAAAATTCGGGGATGATGAAATTATTGAGACTAATGAGAAAAGCTCTGCATACATGTGGTATCAGTCCAAAAGTATTAAAGAATCATTGGCTGAGGGGCAAGGCGAGTTGCTCAAGTCATTACTTAAGTCAGGAGTGATTGTTGAGGATAAAAGAACTGCAATTGAAAATGTTGTTGCAGGACTTGATAAAGAGGTGGAGAGATATTCTAAGGAGAAGAAAGAAATTCTACTTGGGTCAAATGCAGTGGGTAAAGAAAATTGGGTGCAGGAACTGAATGGAAAACTAGGCCAGGTGATAGGGGTAAAAGAATGGGAAGAACACCTTCGAATTCTGGGAAGGGCAGGAGATTATTTTGATCTTGCTACACTGTTTCTTCAGATTTCTCTGGTGATGGGTGCTATAAGTCTTATCACATCAACGGAAAAAAGTAAAAAAGCTTTTTTTATGTTGCTTATTGGCCTGGGATTAATAGGAAGTACATTTACAGTTTATGCGTTCAGTATCGTTCATTAA
- a CDS encoding glycosyltransferase family 2 protein: MKVPVSAVVITYNEERNIERCLQSLARLTNDIIVVDSFSRDSTEEICRKYNVNFLRRKWEGYGPTKNLGNSYARYDYILSLDADEELSGELINEIKSEFNNKPQYDCYEVPRKSNFCGKWLRFGHWNPESHIRIFRKDKIYWDSSPVHEKLCFEKNTTIKKLKGSILHYTIYSLDQYDQKNDKYSTLAAERLFKDGKKPGFIKLYISPFYRFFHSYILKLGVLDGYYGYVIAKETGKVTFQKYNKLKKLRAEK; the protein is encoded by the coding sequence ATGAAAGTACCTGTATCTGCTGTCGTTATAACATACAATGAGGAAAGAAACATCGAAAGATGTTTACAATCCCTTGCTCGTCTTACTAACGATATTATAGTGGTGGATTCATTCAGTAGAGATAGTACTGAAGAAATTTGCAGAAAATACAATGTTAATTTTCTGAGAAGAAAGTGGGAGGGATATGGTCCTACCAAAAATTTGGGCAACAGCTATGCGCGCTATGATTATATACTTTCTCTGGATGCAGATGAAGAGCTGTCAGGAGAGCTGATCAATGAAATCAAAAGCGAATTTAATAATAAGCCTCAATACGATTGCTATGAAGTGCCACGAAAGTCCAATTTCTGCGGTAAATGGCTGAGGTTTGGGCACTGGAATCCTGAATCTCATATCAGGATTTTTCGCAAAGATAAAATTTATTGGGATAGCAGCCCCGTACATGAAAAGCTCTGTTTTGAAAAGAATACGACAATCAAAAAGCTTAAAGGATCTATTCTTCATTATACTATTTATTCGCTTGATCAGTATGATCAGAAAAATGATAAGTATAGCACGCTGGCAGCTGAAAGACTTTTTAAAGATGGAAAGAAACCTGGATTTATCAAGTTATACATTAGTCCGTTTTATAGGTTTTTTCATTCCTACATACTTAAGCTGGGTGTACTTGACGGATATTATGGTTATGTCATTGCCAAAGAAACAGGTAAAGTGACCTTCCAAAAATATAATAAACTGAAAAAGTTAAGGGCAGAAAAATAA
- a CDS encoding Ppx/GppA phosphatase family protein codes for MKFAAVDIGSNAIRFQITSILKHNDIFNFKKLEYVRFPLRLGQDVFQFNKISPEKEEKFVKLMKTFKMLLELYEVDDYIFCATSAMRESTNGREIAERVKKEVDISIDIIDGDKEADLINAVLFNELDEKSYIHIDVGGGSTELNIFVNKKKVAAQSFKIGSVRRLNKLDAPEEWNRMEKWVKDNISKASIPVYAIGTGGNIGKIYELANLSRSKDLKPSIKIDKIEGVQKQVAAMTYEDRIHVLNLNPDRADVIVPASDIYISVMKYAGAKEMVVPELGLKDGLIQMLFRRNMHNLEEQVTIINTNKFPK; via the coding sequence TTGAAATTTGCTGCAGTAGATATTGGCTCCAACGCTATCCGTTTTCAGATAACAAGCATCCTGAAACACAATGACATATTCAACTTTAAGAAACTTGAATATGTCCGTTTTCCGCTTAGGCTTGGTCAGGATGTATTCCAGTTCAATAAGATTAGTCCGGAAAAAGAGGAAAAGTTCGTAAAGCTGATGAAAACTTTCAAAATGCTTTTGGAGCTTTACGAAGTGGATGATTATATATTCTGTGCGACTTCAGCGATGCGAGAATCTACAAATGGAAGGGAAATTGCAGAACGAGTAAAGAAAGAAGTTGATATTTCAATAGATATTATTGATGGAGATAAGGAAGCTGATCTAATAAATGCAGTTCTATTTAATGAACTTGACGAAAAAAGCTATATCCATATTGACGTAGGAGGCGGTAGTACGGAGCTGAATATTTTCGTAAATAAAAAGAAAGTTGCTGCACAATCCTTTAAAATCGGATCGGTAAGAAGACTTAATAAACTAGATGCGCCTGAAGAGTGGAATAGAATGGAGAAGTGGGTAAAAGACAATATATCTAAGGCAAGTATTCCTGTCTATGCTATTGGTACGGGTGGCAACATAGGAAAAATCTATGAACTAGCTAACCTTTCAAGATCAAAAGACCTTAAGCCAAGTATTAAAATCGACAAGATTGAAGGAGTGCAGAAACAGGTAGCTGCAATGACTTACGAAGATAGGATTCATGTACTAAACCTCAATCCTGACCGTGCTGATGTTATAGTTCCGGCTTCGGATATCTATATTTCTGTGATGAAATATGCAGGAGCTAAAGAAATGGTAGTGCCTGAACTAGGTCTGAAAGATGGCCTGATACAAATGTTGTTTAGAAGAAATATGCACAACTTAGAAGAACAGGTGACCATCATCAATACAAATAAGTTCCCGAAATAA